A genomic window from Pyricularia oryzae 70-15 chromosome 7, whole genome shotgun sequence includes:
- a CDS encoding AGC/NDR protein kinase, with protein MASFIGTLFPTGKQERTERPGTPNRNSFINPASTPQGSPSKKTVPPGANELPNALEGMKLVPPVLDPSIKLGRPQSVVTPLSPGRNNVQATDESVFVDDSVLHKSTAAPGAHMMKQGQENTPPPLSSARAGGGLNIAHAHTDQQAAPSHNHAAVSRHEHYLRDRPTTPATRRFNTNRGLTPEELEILKKPSIKRLVNVTQLYFLDYYFDLLTYTGARQNRLAAFKSEYPPPPETDEETYAAMWHKYTGRERANLRKRRVRLRQGDFQILTQVGQGGYGQVFLAQKKDTREVCALKVMSKKLLFKLDEVRHVLTERDILTTAKSEWLVRLLYSFQDDKSIYLAMEYVPGGDFRTLLNNTGVLSNRHARFYIAEMFCSVDALHQLGYIHRDLKPENFLVDSTGHVKLTDFGLAAGVLAPGKIESMRLRLEKASETSVPFGKPMDQRTIAERREGYRSMRDKDVNYAKSIVGSPDYMAPEVLRGEEYDFTVDYWSLGCMLFEALTGFPPFAGATAEETWRNLKHWKEVLKRPVWEDPNYFLSNRTWGFITTCINSRSRRFANIRDIYAHQYFAEVDWETLRETKAPFVPELDSETDAGYFDDFSNEADMAKYKEVHEKQQALETMAERDDEMGKSLFVGFTFRHRKPQGEDSSSPRKPLTADTFQAETFGTML; from the exons ATGGCGAGCTTCATTGGCACCCTCTTCCCCACCGGGAAGCAGGAACGCACTGAGCGCCCGGGAACGCCCAATCGCAACAGCTTCATCAATCCAGCCAGCACTCCCCAAGGAAGTCCCAGCAAAAAAACTGTCCCTCCTGGTGCCAATGAACTACCAAACGCTCTGGAGGGCATGAAGCTCGTCCCACCAGTCCTCGATCCCTCCATCAAGCTCGGTCGGCCACAGAGCGTCGTGACCCCTCTATCACCCGGCCGAAACAATGTGCAAGCCACGGACGAGTCCGTCTTCGTCGACGACAGCGTACTGCACAAATCTACAGCCGCACCGGGAGCGCACATGATGAAGCAGGGCCAAGAGAATACACCTCCACCATTGAGCTCTGCACGAGCTGGCGGCGGCCTCAATATAGCTCATGCTCACACAGACCAGCAGGCCGCTCCTAGCCACAATCATGCTGCAGTATCCCGTCATGAGCACTATCTCAGGGATAGACCGACGACGCCTGCCACGAGACGATTTAACACGAACCGTGGGTTGACGCCGGAGGAGCTGGAGATCTTGAAGAAGCCAAGCATTAAGAGGCTTGTCAATGTCACACAGCTTT ATTTCCTGGACTACTATTTCGATCTTCTCACCTATACCGGCGCTCGCCAGAACAGACTGGCCGCTTTCAAATCGGAgtacccgccgccgccagagaCAGATGAGGAGACATACGCAGCAATGTGGCACAAGTATACGGGTCGTGAGCGCGCAAACTTGCGGAAGAGGCGTGTCAGACTTCGACAGGGTGACTTCCAGATCCTCACCCAGGTAGGCCAGGGTGGCTACGGCCAAGTATTCTTGGCACAGAAGAAAGACACGCGTGAGGTTTGCGCACTCAAGGTCATGAGCAAGAAACTGCTATTCAAGCTCGACGAGGTTCGCCATGTCTTGACTGAGCGTGACATCCTGACTACTGCCAAGAGTGAATGGCTGGTTAGGCTTCTCTACTCTTTCCAGGACGATAAGAGTATCTATTTGGCGATG GAATATGTGCCCGGTGGAGACTTCCGCACACTCCTTAACAACACGGGCGTTCTCTCAAATCGGCATGCTCGCTTCTACATTGCCGAGATGTTCTGCTCTGTGGATGCTCTCCATCAGCTAGGATACATTCATAGAGATCTCAAGCCCGAGAACTTCCTCGTTGATTCGACGGGACACGTCAAACTCACAGATTTCggactggctgctggagtCTTGGCGCCTGGAAAGATCGAGTCGATGAGGTTACGACTTGAGAAGGCCTCAGAGACCTCTGTTCCATTTGGAAAGCCGATGGATCAGCGTACTATAGCCGAGCGGCGAGAAGGCTACCGGTCTATGAGGGATAAGGACGTCAACTATGCCAAATCGATTGTCGGCTCACCGGACTACATGGCACCCGAGGTACTACGCGGTGAGGAATATGACTTTACAGTGGACTATTGGAGTTTGGGATGCATGCTTTTCGAGGCACTCACCGGCTTCCCACCATTCGCGGGTGCGACGGCCGAGGAGACTTGGCGCAACCTGAAGCACTGGAAAGAGGTTCTCAAGCGCCCCGTATGGGAAGACCCCAACTACTTTCTCAGCAACCGGACCTGGGGCTTCATCACGACGTGTATCAACTCGCGCTCGAGGCGCTTTGCCAACATCCGGGACATTTATGCCCACCAGTACTTTGCCGAGGTCGACTGGGAAACTCTGCGGGAAACCAAGGCGCCTTTCGTACCGGAGCTCGACTCTGAAACCGATGCCGGCTACTTTGATGACTTCAGCAATGAGGCAGACATGGCCAAGTATAAGGAGGTGCACGAGAAGCAGCAGGCACTCGAGACTATGGCAGAGCGTGACGACGAAATGGGCAAATCACTGTTTGTCGGCTTCACATTCCGCCACCGCAAGCCTCAGGGAGAAGACAGTAGCAGCCCacgaaagcctttgacagcAGACACTTTCCAGGCAGAGACGTTCGGCACCATGCTGTAG